In one Maniola jurtina chromosome 13, ilManJurt1.1, whole genome shotgun sequence genomic region, the following are encoded:
- the LOC123870847 gene encoding peripheral-type benzodiazepine receptor-associated protein 1 isoform X1 — protein MNAYGMSSGGETDALSRRLREAERARADAERAHADALAQLRSAQRSPHDSHNVEQLQSRVRELEKKAALETVRCEELQLELSSAMRARGTTTTATWSTQASQPASEIERIMAKIEQDNRILAELEHSRSTTHGIHSSGSNQALGEYHSPTPSPLPHSYTSATGHAALCQSNTMPTLSSLHATSQFTAPSSNSVAYSMSAHNPTSYSNPVSGSYGMSNTHQVTFTNPVTAPLVNNISQISSTLAGLQSNIQNLGNVSAMSLGSTLGPTITGTMTGTGLSSCLNNPPTSLPGGLTSTLAGLASNLSGALGNPLSNLTGGSQLGALNTSLTGASGYGAGAGTYTNPLLSSGLGTNTMNIKLKPIDEIDLGLSRYGTNNPSMVRAATPVTPHQPTWNLALDSQYGTDRIGNLENFLHDRGPRSIRLLPSNMLDVDVRNTHYMNGGATSEPQVDMLDIPGKGRCCVYIARFSYEPPEVETAEGELSICSGDYLLVWGPPDPSATMLDAELLDGRRGLVPANFVQRLVGDDLLEFHQAVVATLRDADETATTAISDLSLSRDVARLSEMADLSEGPEDDDNVPAPRQLTLERQLNKSVLIGWTAPEGVQQANIESYHVYVDGVLKTTVKATERTRALVEGVDANRPHRISVRSVTVTRRTSRDAACTMVIGRDTGNMGPTCVRASGVTCSQAVISWLPANSNHQHVVCVNNVEVRTVKPGVYRHTITGLSPSTQYRVTVRAKHLRAGPPGVPIEEAPGAYTDFRTLPKGLPDPPNEIMVEAGPQDGTLLVTWQPVLRPPASGPVTGYAVYADGKKVTDVDSPTGDHALIDIGKLIGLNPKCVTVRTKSRDSQSSDSAPTAIPPAVLRGVVARVPRGPGIGPTQPAQGFRGQRPQPYQQHQQVIEHDENLSDKEIYPTANRHDPQTTQPTSGFGTGLLKSIFDKITPSQSGIPAIEITKEGAVEASSEDEEATRRRPQQPSQPAQASQQPSSQQFPNTPAYHGTQQPPFQQGGQFPSNQPTQYPSQPQPYQNPPPRNHHERGRPPNPHQQQQMQQMQQMQQGQQGQMPQYGPRGAPPMGPRGPQPGQRPQQGHPPTKRCRYFMALFDYDPATMSPNPESCDEELPFSDGDIIKVWGDKDADGFYWGESRGRRGYVPHNMVAEVSEQEATGQTTAKPRDRWTDAYANQPVRRMVALYDYDPQELSPNVDADAELSFQTGQIIHVYGDMDDDGFFMAEIDGVRGLVPSNFLAEATDQYGPGSQPSQGVGVPGGRMVNPGTIPGGGQGRGRGAPCGPGARGPPPPPRDNVAPAPRNHHRKTDACPLPPSQLDHNTCASNPEQANSQQARARGAVSAPQTSTARTSAGNVSTPTAQSPGSAATLAMPPVGTTTAVSTSPARRGGPAVVPAPTAQPATPAQQQPPTSQPNLMQKFSEMTAPGGDILSKGKELIFMKFGLGGK, from the exons ATGAATGCGTACGGCATGTCGAGCGGCGGCGAGACGGACGCGCTGTCGCGGCGGCTGCGCGAGGCGGAGCGTGCGCGCGCCGACGCCGAGCGCGCGCACGCCGATGCACTCGCGCAGCTCCGCTCGGCGCAGCGCTCGCCGCACGACTCGCACAACGTCGAACAGCTGCAGTCCAGGGTGCGGGAACTTGAGAAGAAG GCGGCGTTAGAAACGGTTCGTTGTGAGGAGCTCCAGCTAGAGCTATCGTCGGCGATGCGAGCGCGGGGCACCACGACCACGGCGACGTGGTCGACGCAGGCCTCCCAGCCGGCCTCGGAGATAGAACGCATTATGGCTAAGATCGAACAAGACAACCGCATTCTGGCTGAATTGGAACATTCTAGATCCACGACCCACG GAATACATTCAAGCGGATCAAACCAGGCGCTTGGAGAATATCATTCGCCGACTCCGTCGCCGTTACCTCATTCGTACACATCTGCGACGGGGCACGCCGCTCTCTGCCAGAGTAACACCATGCCCACTCTCTCCTCTCTACATGCCACATCTCAGTTCACTGCCCCTAGCTCTAACTCCGTGGCTTACTCGATGAGTGCGCACAATCCTACTTCCTATTCAAATCCTGTGTCTGGTTCTTACGGTATGAGCAATACACATCAGGTCACATTTACAAATCCTGTCACGGCCCCTCTCGTAAACAATATCAGTCAAATCTCAAGTACTCTGGCAGGGCTACAATCAAACATTCAAAATCTTGGAAATGTTTCTGCTATGAGCTTGGGCAGCACATTAGGACCCACGATCACCGGAACTATGACAGGAACTGGACTCTCTAGTTGCTTAAATAATCCACCGACTAGTTTACCTGGAGGACTTACGAGTACACTCGCTGGCTTAGCGTCAAATTTATCTGGTGCACTGGGAAATCCTCTATCTAATCTAACAGGAGGAAGTCAATTGGGAGCGTTGAATACTAGTTTAACTGGCGCGAGTGGGTATGGAGCTGGCGCTGGTACTTATACAAATCCACTTCTGTCCAGTGGCTTGGGAACAAACACGATGAATATTAAACTTAAACCGATAGACGAAATAGATCTCGGCTTAAGTCGATACGGAACTAATAATCCATCTATGGTCAGAGCCGCTACGCCTGTGACACCGCACCAACCTACTTGGAACTTAGCATTAGATAGCCAATATGGAACTGATAGAATAGGAAATTTAGAAAACTTTCTCCACGATCGAGGTCCGAGATCTATAAGACTTTTACCCAGTAATATGTTGGATGTAGACG TACGAAATACGCATTATATGAATGGTGGTGCAACTTCGGAACCTCAAGTTGATATGTTGGACATTCCGGGGAAAGGTCGATGTTGTGTTTACATCGCTAGATTTTCTTACGAACCGCCAGA AGTTGAAACTGCGGAAGGAGAATTGTCAATCTGCTCTGGCGATTACCTTTTAGTATGGGGACCTCCAGATCCTAGTGCAACAATGCTCGATGCAGAATTATTAGACGGACGACGAGGTCTCGTACCTGCTAATTTCGTTCAAAGATTAGTTGGAGACGATCTCTTGGAGTTTCATCAG GCCGTAGTAGCTACATTGCGTGATGCTGATGAAACTGCAACCACAGCTATAAGTGACCTCTCGCTCAGTAGAGATGTGGCACGTCTTAGTGAAATGGCAGATTTGAGTGAGGGCCCTGAAGATGACGACAATG TGCCTGCGCCGCGACAGCTGACCTTGGAGAGGCAACTCAACAAATCCGTGCTGATCGGATGGACGGCGCCCGAGGGGGTCCAGCAAGCGAACATCGAAAGTTACCACGTTTACGTCGATGGCGTCCTCAAAACTACGGTTAAAGCGACCGAGCGCACGCGCGCCCTGGTCGAAGGAGTAGATGCCAATCGG cCACATCGTATAAGCGTCCGTTCAGTGACAGTCACTAGACGCACATCCAGAGACGCGGCCTGCACCATGGTGATAGGCCGGGACACAGGCAATATGGGACCTACGTGTGTCAGAGCGAGCGGAGTCACCTGCTCCCAGGCTGTGATATCATGGCTGCCGGCTAATTCTAATCACCAGCATGTCGTCTGTGTTAATAATGTTGAA GTCCGTACAGTGAAACCGGGTGTTTATAGACATACTATAACAGGCCTCTCACCGAGTACTCAATACAGGGTGACAGTCAGAGCTAAACATTTGAGGGCCGGGCCGCCTGGAGTCCCAATCGAAGAAGCTCCCGGAGCTTACACTGACTTCAGAACTTTACCAAAAGGTCTACCGGATCCACCAAATGAAAtaatg GTGGAAGCTGGACCTCAGGACGGCACCCTGCTCGTGACGTGGCAGCCGGTGCTGCGCCCGCCCGCCTCCGGCCCGGTCACGGGCTATGCGGTGTACGCCGACGGCAAGAAGGTGACCGACGTCGATTCCCCGACCGGTGATCATGCGCTCATCGACATTGGCAAATTGATCGGCCTCAATCCGAAATGCGTTACT GTCAGAACCAAATCGCGAGACAGCCAGTCGAGCGACAGTGCTCCTACAGCTATACCACCTGCTGTACTTCGAGGAGTCGTCGCCAGGGTTCCGCGTGGACCAGGTATCGGTCCCACCCAGCCAGCTCAGGGCTTTCGAGGGCAACGACCCCAGCCTTACCAACAACATCAGCAAGTGATAGAGCATGACGAAAATCTTTCTGACAAGGAAATATACCCTACCGCTAACCGTCATGATCCACAAACAACTCAG CCCACGAGCGGATTCGGCACAGGCCTCCTAAAGAGTATATTCGACAAAATAACCCCTTCG CAATCGGGGATACCGGCCATCGAAATCACTAAAGAGGGAGCAGTGGAGGCCAGTAGCGAGGACGAGGAGGCGACGCGCCGCCGCCCGCAG CAGCCGTCCCAACCTGCACAAGCGTCGCAGCAGCCTTCGAGTCAGCAGTTCCCGAATACACCAGCCTACCATGGCACGCAGCAACCCCCCTTTCAACAGGGCGGCCAATTCCCAAGTAACCAGCCGACCCAGTACCCCAGCCAGCCCCAGCCGTATCAGAACCCTCCGCCCAGAAACCACCACGAGAGAGGACGACCCCCTAACCCTCACCAG CAGCAACAAATGCAACAAATGCAGCAAATGCAGCAAGGCCAACAAGGTCAAATGCCTCAGTATGGCCCGCGAGGTGCGCCTCCGATGGGGCCCAGAGGTCCTCAACCTGGCCAACGTCCTCAGCAGGGGCACCCACCAACCAAGAGGTGTCGGTATTTCATGGCGCTATTTGACTACGATCCAGCAACTATGAGTCCTAACCCTGAAAGTTGTGATGAAGAACTACCATTTAGCGATGGAGACATTATAAAG GTTTGGGGTGACAAAGACGCCGATGGATTCTACTGGGGTGAGAGCCGTGGTCGTCGAGGCTATGTTCCCCATAACATGGTTGCTGAGGTTTCAGAACAAGAAGCCACAGGACAGACCACCGCCAAGCCCcgggacagatggacggacgcgTACGCCAACCAGCCTGTTCGAAGAATGGTCGCCCTTTACGACTACGACCCACAGGAGCTCAGTCCTAACGTTGATGCTGAT GCGGAGCTGAGCTTTCAAACAGGGCAAATTATCCATGTGTACGGAGATATGGACGATGATGGATTCTTCATGGCCGAGATCGATGGTGTTAGAGGCCTGGTGCCGAGTAACTTCCTCGCGGAAGCCACAGACCAGTACGGACCGGGCAGTCAGCCTAGTCAAG GCGTTGGAGTACCGGGCGGTAGAATGGTAAACCCGGGCACAATCCCCGGGGGAGGGCAAGGCCGCGGCCGAGGCGCGCCCTGTGGGCCCGGCGCGCGCGGCCCGCCCCCGCCGCCCCGGGACAACGTCGCCCCTGCGCCGAGGAACCACCATCGAAAAACAG ATGCCTGCCCTCTTCCCCCTTCTCAGTTAGACCACAACACATGCGCCAGTAATCCAGAACAGGCGAATTCTCAG CAGGCGAGGGCGAGAGGCGCGGTGAGCGCGCCGCAGACGAGCACCGCGCGCACGAGCGCTGGTAACGTGAGCACGCCCACCGCGCAGTCGCCCGGCTCCGCGGCCACGCTGGCCATGCCGCCCGTGGGCACCACCACGGCCGTGAGCACGTcgccggcgcggcgcggcgggccGGCCGTGGTGCCCGCGCCCACGGCGCAGCCCGCCACGCCGGCGCAGCAGCAGCCGCCCACGTCGCAGCCCAACCTCATGCAGAAGTTCAGCGAGATGACCGCGCCCGGCGGCGACATCCTCAGCAAGGGCAAGGAGCTCATCTTCATGAAGTTCGGCCTCGGCGGCAAATAA
- the LOC123870847 gene encoding RIMS-binding protein 2 isoform X8 produces MNAYGMSSGGETDALSRRLREAERARADAERAHADALAQLRSAQRSPHDSHNVEQLQSRVRELEKKAALETVRCEELQLELSSAMRARGTTTTATWSTQASQPASEIERIMAKIEQDNRILAELEHSRSTTHGIHSSGSNQALGEYHSPTPSPLPHSYTSATGHAALCQSNTMPTLSSLHATSQFTAPSSNSVAYSMSAHNPTSYSNPVSGSYGMSNTHQVTFTNPVTAPLVNNISQISSTLAGLQSNIQNLGNVSAMSLGSTLGPTITGTMTGTGLSSCLNNPPTSLPGGLTSTLAGLASNLSGALGNPLSNLTGGSQLGALNTSLTGASGYGAGAGTYTNPLLSSGLGTNTMNIKLKPIDEIDLGLSRYGTNNPSMVRAATPVTPHQPTWNLALDSQYGTDRIGNLENFLHDRGPRSIRLLPSNMLDVDVRNTHYMNGGATSEPQVDMLDIPGKGRCCVYIARFSYEPPEVETAEGELSICSGDYLLVWGPPDPSATMLDAELLDGRRGLVPANFVQRLVGDDLLEFHQAVVATLRDADETATTAISDLSLSRDVARLSEMADLSEGPEDDDNVPAPRQLTLERQLNKSVLIGWTAPEGVQQANIESYHVYVDGVLKTTVKATERTRALVEGVDANRPHRISVRSVTVTRRTSRDAACTMVIGRDTGNMGPTCVRASGVTCSQAVISWLPANSNHQHVVCVNNVEVRTVKPGVYRHTITGLSPSTQYRVTVRAKHLRAGPPGVPIEEAPGAYTDFRTLPKGLPDPPNEIMVEAGPQDGTLLVTWQPVLRPPASGPVTGYAVYADGKKVTDVDSPTGDHALIDIGKLIGLNPKCVTVRTKSRDSQSSDSAPTAIPPAVLRGVVARVPRGPGIGPTQPAQGFRGQRPQPYQQHQQVIEHDENLSDKEIYPTANRHDPQTTQPTSGFGTGLLKSIFDKITPSQSGIPAIEITKEGAVEASSEDEEATRRRPQQQQMQQMQQMQQGQQGQMPQYGPRGAPPMGPRGPQPGQRPQQGHPPTKRCRYFMALFDYDPATMSPNPESCDEELPFSDGDIIKVWGDKDADGFYWGESRGRRGYVPHNMVAEVSEQEATGQTTAKPRDRWTDAYANQPVRRMVALYDYDPQELSPNVDADAELSFQTGQIIHVYGDMDDDGFFMAEIDGVRGLVPSNFLAEATDQYGPGSQPSQGVGVPGGRMVNPGTIPGGGQGRGRGAPCGPGARGPPPPPRDNVAPAPRNHHRKTDACPLPPSQLDHNTCASNPEQANSQQARARGAVSAPQTSTARTSAGNVSTPTAQSPGSAATLAMPPVGTTTAVSTSPARRGGPAVVPAPTAQPATPAQQQPPTSQPNLMQKFSEMTAPGGDILSKGKELIFMKFGLGGK; encoded by the exons ATGAATGCGTACGGCATGTCGAGCGGCGGCGAGACGGACGCGCTGTCGCGGCGGCTGCGCGAGGCGGAGCGTGCGCGCGCCGACGCCGAGCGCGCGCACGCCGATGCACTCGCGCAGCTCCGCTCGGCGCAGCGCTCGCCGCACGACTCGCACAACGTCGAACAGCTGCAGTCCAGGGTGCGGGAACTTGAGAAGAAG GCGGCGTTAGAAACGGTTCGTTGTGAGGAGCTCCAGCTAGAGCTATCGTCGGCGATGCGAGCGCGGGGCACCACGACCACGGCGACGTGGTCGACGCAGGCCTCCCAGCCGGCCTCGGAGATAGAACGCATTATGGCTAAGATCGAACAAGACAACCGCATTCTGGCTGAATTGGAACATTCTAGATCCACGACCCACG GAATACATTCAAGCGGATCAAACCAGGCGCTTGGAGAATATCATTCGCCGACTCCGTCGCCGTTACCTCATTCGTACACATCTGCGACGGGGCACGCCGCTCTCTGCCAGAGTAACACCATGCCCACTCTCTCCTCTCTACATGCCACATCTCAGTTCACTGCCCCTAGCTCTAACTCCGTGGCTTACTCGATGAGTGCGCACAATCCTACTTCCTATTCAAATCCTGTGTCTGGTTCTTACGGTATGAGCAATACACATCAGGTCACATTTACAAATCCTGTCACGGCCCCTCTCGTAAACAATATCAGTCAAATCTCAAGTACTCTGGCAGGGCTACAATCAAACATTCAAAATCTTGGAAATGTTTCTGCTATGAGCTTGGGCAGCACATTAGGACCCACGATCACCGGAACTATGACAGGAACTGGACTCTCTAGTTGCTTAAATAATCCACCGACTAGTTTACCTGGAGGACTTACGAGTACACTCGCTGGCTTAGCGTCAAATTTATCTGGTGCACTGGGAAATCCTCTATCTAATCTAACAGGAGGAAGTCAATTGGGAGCGTTGAATACTAGTTTAACTGGCGCGAGTGGGTATGGAGCTGGCGCTGGTACTTATACAAATCCACTTCTGTCCAGTGGCTTGGGAACAAACACGATGAATATTAAACTTAAACCGATAGACGAAATAGATCTCGGCTTAAGTCGATACGGAACTAATAATCCATCTATGGTCAGAGCCGCTACGCCTGTGACACCGCACCAACCTACTTGGAACTTAGCATTAGATAGCCAATATGGAACTGATAGAATAGGAAATTTAGAAAACTTTCTCCACGATCGAGGTCCGAGATCTATAAGACTTTTACCCAGTAATATGTTGGATGTAGACG TACGAAATACGCATTATATGAATGGTGGTGCAACTTCGGAACCTCAAGTTGATATGTTGGACATTCCGGGGAAAGGTCGATGTTGTGTTTACATCGCTAGATTTTCTTACGAACCGCCAGA AGTTGAAACTGCGGAAGGAGAATTGTCAATCTGCTCTGGCGATTACCTTTTAGTATGGGGACCTCCAGATCCTAGTGCAACAATGCTCGATGCAGAATTATTAGACGGACGACGAGGTCTCGTACCTGCTAATTTCGTTCAAAGATTAGTTGGAGACGATCTCTTGGAGTTTCATCAG GCCGTAGTAGCTACATTGCGTGATGCTGATGAAACTGCAACCACAGCTATAAGTGACCTCTCGCTCAGTAGAGATGTGGCACGTCTTAGTGAAATGGCAGATTTGAGTGAGGGCCCTGAAGATGACGACAATG TGCCTGCGCCGCGACAGCTGACCTTGGAGAGGCAACTCAACAAATCCGTGCTGATCGGATGGACGGCGCCCGAGGGGGTCCAGCAAGCGAACATCGAAAGTTACCACGTTTACGTCGATGGCGTCCTCAAAACTACGGTTAAAGCGACCGAGCGCACGCGCGCCCTGGTCGAAGGAGTAGATGCCAATCGG cCACATCGTATAAGCGTCCGTTCAGTGACAGTCACTAGACGCACATCCAGAGACGCGGCCTGCACCATGGTGATAGGCCGGGACACAGGCAATATGGGACCTACGTGTGTCAGAGCGAGCGGAGTCACCTGCTCCCAGGCTGTGATATCATGGCTGCCGGCTAATTCTAATCACCAGCATGTCGTCTGTGTTAATAATGTTGAA GTCCGTACAGTGAAACCGGGTGTTTATAGACATACTATAACAGGCCTCTCACCGAGTACTCAATACAGGGTGACAGTCAGAGCTAAACATTTGAGGGCCGGGCCGCCTGGAGTCCCAATCGAAGAAGCTCCCGGAGCTTACACTGACTTCAGAACTTTACCAAAAGGTCTACCGGATCCACCAAATGAAAtaatg GTGGAAGCTGGACCTCAGGACGGCACCCTGCTCGTGACGTGGCAGCCGGTGCTGCGCCCGCCCGCCTCCGGCCCGGTCACGGGCTATGCGGTGTACGCCGACGGCAAGAAGGTGACCGACGTCGATTCCCCGACCGGTGATCATGCGCTCATCGACATTGGCAAATTGATCGGCCTCAATCCGAAATGCGTTACT GTCAGAACCAAATCGCGAGACAGCCAGTCGAGCGACAGTGCTCCTACAGCTATACCACCTGCTGTACTTCGAGGAGTCGTCGCCAGGGTTCCGCGTGGACCAGGTATCGGTCCCACCCAGCCAGCTCAGGGCTTTCGAGGGCAACGACCCCAGCCTTACCAACAACATCAGCAAGTGATAGAGCATGACGAAAATCTTTCTGACAAGGAAATATACCCTACCGCTAACCGTCATGATCCACAAACAACTCAG CCCACGAGCGGATTCGGCACAGGCCTCCTAAAGAGTATATTCGACAAAATAACCCCTTCG CAATCGGGGATACCGGCCATCGAAATCACTAAAGAGGGAGCAGTGGAGGCCAGTAGCGAGGACGAGGAGGCGACGCGCCGCCGCCCGCAG CAGCAACAAATGCAACAAATGCAGCAAATGCAGCAAGGCCAACAAGGTCAAATGCCTCAGTATGGCCCGCGAGGTGCGCCTCCGATGGGGCCCAGAGGTCCTCAACCTGGCCAACGTCCTCAGCAGGGGCACCCACCAACCAAGAGGTGTCGGTATTTCATGGCGCTATTTGACTACGATCCAGCAACTATGAGTCCTAACCCTGAAAGTTGTGATGAAGAACTACCATTTAGCGATGGAGACATTATAAAG GTTTGGGGTGACAAAGACGCCGATGGATTCTACTGGGGTGAGAGCCGTGGTCGTCGAGGCTATGTTCCCCATAACATGGTTGCTGAGGTTTCAGAACAAGAAGCCACAGGACAGACCACCGCCAAGCCCcgggacagatggacggacgcgTACGCCAACCAGCCTGTTCGAAGAATGGTCGCCCTTTACGACTACGACCCACAGGAGCTCAGTCCTAACGTTGATGCTGAT GCGGAGCTGAGCTTTCAAACAGGGCAAATTATCCATGTGTACGGAGATATGGACGATGATGGATTCTTCATGGCCGAGATCGATGGTGTTAGAGGCCTGGTGCCGAGTAACTTCCTCGCGGAAGCCACAGACCAGTACGGACCGGGCAGTCAGCCTAGTCAAG GCGTTGGAGTACCGGGCGGTAGAATGGTAAACCCGGGCACAATCCCCGGGGGAGGGCAAGGCCGCGGCCGAGGCGCGCCCTGTGGGCCCGGCGCGCGCGGCCCGCCCCCGCCGCCCCGGGACAACGTCGCCCCTGCGCCGAGGAACCACCATCGAAAAACAG ATGCCTGCCCTCTTCCCCCTTCTCAGTTAGACCACAACACATGCGCCAGTAATCCAGAACAGGCGAATTCTCAG CAGGCGAGGGCGAGAGGCGCGGTGAGCGCGCCGCAGACGAGCACCGCGCGCACGAGCGCTGGTAACGTGAGCACGCCCACCGCGCAGTCGCCCGGCTCCGCGGCCACGCTGGCCATGCCGCCCGTGGGCACCACCACGGCCGTGAGCACGTcgccggcgcggcgcggcgggccGGCCGTGGTGCCCGCGCCCACGGCGCAGCCCGCCACGCCGGCGCAGCAGCAGCCGCCCACGTCGCAGCCCAACCTCATGCAGAAGTTCAGCGAGATGACCGCGCCCGGCGGCGACATCCTCAGCAAGGGCAAGGAGCTCATCTTCATGAAGTTCGGCCTCGGCGGCAAATAA